The nucleotide window ttttttatgattaattttttgatctttgttttttttatttttattaattatttctGTATTTCTTTTTACTAATTGATTAATACTACctgtttttttaaattggtttaatattttttttttttttttcattttttttgattttcGTATAGATTTCTTTTCATCTTTGGTTAATTCCTTTTGTTGTTTCATATGTTGAGGGTTAAAAATTTCTTCTGctgtttttttatttttgtcaGATAAAATCATAGGTACTGAATCTTCAATATTTAATGTAGccattttattatttttattatttaataaaattggttttggaataaaataatcattCGATAAGGAATCACATGCATgcataatttttttgaataaattcataatttcgattttttgtaaattattttctttattttttgattGTGAGTTCATAATTTCATCTTGATATTTTTGTGTATATTCATCTACTAGGcttattttacttttagaaaaatttaaattatcaaaattgatttcatcatttttattaaattctTCAAGTTCAATGTCTTCTATAGCTTTTTTTTCCACATCATCAAAAAGCATATTTTGTATTCTTTGTTTTACAACAATTTCGATTTCGTTATTTAATGtgttcattttattttctttttttttatatgaattcgtattattctttttattatgtcCATCTCCATATGTATGTTCTTTCTCTTCATCATCACCATCATCATCTGTATTTTCCATATCTCctacatttttattttccaGAGTATTATTGTTGTTCAAAGTATTCAATTTGGGGATTTCGAAgtttaaatttaaaatacTATTCTTTGGTCTATTATATCCATATGCTTCTCCTTTTAGAGACCAGTGTTTTTCAGCAACTAGCTCTTTCTCgattttttctttttcttgCACATCATCcgtttttttattatcattaaatTCGTTTGATAAAGAGTCCTTCTCATTATCACTAAGACGACTGTCGAATTGGTTTATTTCGTATATATCTTGTTCTAtctttttatcatataattttttcttttcataaGATTCTTCGTTAAGcttatcatcatcataattatcGTTATCGtaattatcatcatcataattatcGTTATCGtaattatcatcatcataattatcGTCATCGTAATTATCGTCATCGTAATTATCGTCATCGTaattatcttcattatcattatcttcatcatcattataatcatcatcattataatcatcatcattataatcaccat belongs to Plasmodium reichenowi strain SY57 chromosome 10, whole genome shotgun sequence and includes:
- a CDS encoding U3 small nucleolar ribonucleoprotein MPP10, putative, giving the protein MDEGKVKKYTDFINSFTSFDKLGNDNKCSFMENKESLVDMIEYFCNFLIKYFYNDINMDSINIKESNLDSEQLWYLIECLIKKKNLNNLLEFFKRYEKQIDQEKCNKKKEKKIKSAYKLNRDLNELSDDNTFFETSEEIPFSEKEKQINKKKKRENNMSSDHGTKKRKEKNSIRNKESEINKKENNKNDEINHREYLEEDENQDRFFNFDEMESFLNNEEKKMLKITEREDKEMEKLNGNYEFDENEESDEEEIDLNNFEDTYEDAKRMKYADFYKDDDDDEDVKDDEDNDGDYNDDDYNDGDYNDDDYNDDDYNDDEDNDNEDNYDDDNYDDDNYDDDNYDDDNYDNDNYDDDNYDNDNYDDDKLNEESYEKKKLYDKKIEQDIYEINQFDSRLSDNEKDSLSNEFNDNKKTDDVQEKEKIEKELVAEKHWSLKGEAYGYNRPKNSILNLNFEIPKLNTLNNNNTLENKNVGDMENTDDDGDDEEKEHTYGDGHNKKNNTNSYKKKENKMNTLNNEIEIVVKQRIQNMLFDDVEKKAIEDIELEEFNKNDEINFDNLNFSKSKISLVDEYTQKYQDEIMNSQSKNKENNLQKIEIMNLFKKIMHACDSLSNDYFIPKPILLNNKNNKMATLNIEDSVPMILSDKNKKTAEEIFNPQHMKQQKELTKDEKKSIRKSKKMKKKKKILNQFKKTGSINQLVKRNTEIINKNKKNKDQKINHKKYGVLSKNHILNTKIGNRYNFGSQISKALKMDQNKNKKLK